In Nicotiana tabacum cultivar K326 chromosome 17, ASM71507v2, whole genome shotgun sequence, one DNA window encodes the following:
- the LOC142171862 gene encoding uncharacterized protein LOC142171862, whose product MTIAYMITAGFTGQLKGWWDNCLKLEQRAEVMGAVKIENGQNVQNNVYTFVLNIIEHFSGRWSDNSETIRTMLQNLRCKTLISFRWYKDVFLSKVMELLECNSTHWKSKFIDGLPTLFAERVRKALRGTSMSINYDRYLYEKLISVCTQEGLAMYNEIKLIYEIKKYRLNKRQQLGEFCEQFAIDIPKIKKSHRHKKEPEKPYRYKKKNRGSSDKRFKRKDKRKKAYKHRKNFIKSDTPNIKSNTLIRRLIRLRILCKRLQSQG is encoded by the coding sequence ATGACTATTGCTTATATGATTACAGCAGGGTTTACTGGTCAATTAAAAGGCTGGTGGGATAACTGTCTAAAACTCGAACAACGCGCTGAAGTAATGGGCGcggtaaaaatagaaaatggacaAAATGTTCAAAACAATGTCTATACTTTTGTTCTTAATATTATAGAACACTTTTCTGGAAGATGGTCAGATAATAGTGAGACCATAAGAACCATGCTCCAAAACCTTAGATGTAAGACTCTAATAAGTTTTAGATGGTATAAGGATGTTTTCTTATCCAAGGTAATGGAATTACTAGAGTGTAATAGCACTCACTGGAAGTCCAAATTTATTGATGGACTCCCGACACTCTTTGCTGAAAGAGTTAGAAAAGCTCTTCGTGGAACATCAATGAGTATAAATTATGATAGATATTTATATGAAAAGCTTATTAGTGTATGTACACAAGAAGGCTTAGCTATGTATAACGAAATCAAGTTAATCTATGAAATTAAGAAGTATCGTCTTAATAAAAGACAACAATTAGGAGAATTTTGTGAACAATTTGCCATAGATATTCCTAAGATTAAGAAATCTCATAGACATAAGAAAGAACCGGAAAAGCCCTATAGGTATAAGAAAAAGAATAGAGGATCTTCTGATAAGAGATTTAAACGGAAAGATAAGAGAAAGAAGGCTTATAAGCATAGAAAGAATTTTATAAAATCCGATACGCCTAATATAAAATCCAATACGCTTATAAGAAGGCTTATACGCCTAAGAATTTTATGCAAGAGATTGCAAAGTCAAGGATAA